A single region of the Candidatus Nanopelagicales bacterium genome encodes:
- a CDS encoding glycosyltransferase family 2 protein, protein MKSTITVLLLPRGPRDCVESYTGEVRRLARFGERLARFGAEGWRLGMRIGTASLVRAPVEILTEWVAYHLNIGIDRMVIYFDDPEDPAIAALAGQPRVQAIPCDDNLWRESLRPGVTRLPELVPEKQHAIMWHLMNVMAPADLDWVAHIDSDELIWAPGDVRSALEQELVAGVSHVQMMPMEAVPPRLDSVDPFREFTLFKENRTDRIALAQRLGVRSPFRRGKYFRGHTKGKALVCLDGSVPYIRIHGPPPAMLEAATFTTVVARDLRVLHYDAGTYTGWLAKWSGREDRADMVGHTTKRRRRQTERFRRESARAQRRGKDRRLRQLFRDEYMLTPRDARILRVLGLARRVELDNRLFSLPMPESGPMPQ, encoded by the coding sequence ATGAAATCCACCATAACCGTCCTGCTGCTGCCGCGGGGTCCCCGTGACTGCGTGGAGTCCTACACTGGCGAGGTTCGGCGTCTGGCCAGATTCGGCGAACGACTGGCGAGGTTCGGCGCCGAGGGGTGGAGGCTGGGCATGCGCATCGGCACGGCCTCGCTGGTCCGAGCCCCCGTTGAGATTCTGACCGAGTGGGTGGCCTACCACCTCAATATCGGGATCGACCGCATGGTCATCTACTTCGACGACCCCGAGGATCCGGCGATCGCCGCCCTTGCCGGGCAGCCGAGAGTCCAGGCCATTCCCTGCGACGACAACCTATGGCGGGAGTCGCTACGGCCGGGCGTCACCCGGCTTCCGGAGCTTGTCCCGGAGAAGCAGCACGCAATCATGTGGCACCTGATGAACGTCATGGCTCCCGCCGACCTCGACTGGGTGGCCCACATCGACAGCGACGAGCTGATCTGGGCGCCTGGTGATGTCCGGTCCGCGTTGGAGCAGGAGTTGGTGGCGGGCGTCTCACACGTGCAGATGATGCCGATGGAGGCCGTGCCACCCCGGCTGGACTCGGTTGATCCGTTCCGCGAGTTCACGTTGTTCAAGGAGAACCGCACAGACCGCATCGCCTTGGCGCAGCGGTTGGGTGTTCGGTCCCCGTTCCGGCGCGGCAAGTACTTCCGCGGTCACACCAAGGGCAAGGCCCTGGTGTGCCTGGACGGTTCAGTGCCGTACATCCGCATCCACGGGCCGCCGCCGGCCATGCTCGAGGCAGCCACGTTCACGACAGTGGTTGCTCGGGACCTGAGAGTCCTGCACTACGACGCCGGCACCTATACCGGGTGGCTGGCCAAATGGTCCGGACGCGAAGATCGGGCGGACATGGTCGGCCACACCACAAAGCGTCGCCGTCGGCAAACGGAGCGATTCCGCCGTGAGTCGGCCCGGGCTCAACGCCGCGGCAAGGATCGGCGCCTGCGGCAACTGTTCCGGGACGAGTACATGCTCACCCCGCGCGACGCCCGAATCCTGCGGGTGCTCGGGCTGGCGCGGCGAGTCGAACTCGACAACCGATTGTTCAGCCTCCCGATGCCTGAGTCAGGCCCCATGCCCCAGTAG
- a CDS encoding NUDIX hydrolase produces the protein MSERRTHSRPAGPPRPRTRPPRRVRTVDEVSAGGLVVDRLDPAAQALLISRFDRRGRLIWSFPKGHVEPGETEAQTAVREVGEETGITAEVVERLGDIDFWFMADGRRIHKTVHHFLMVSRGGQLCADDPEVESVEWVPISAVPGRLAYSDERALLAKARERLSELA, from the coding sequence ATGTCCGAGCGGCGCACTCATTCCCGCCCCGCCGGACCACCCCGGCCCCGTACGCGACCACCCCGGCGCGTGCGCACCGTCGACGAGGTCAGCGCCGGGGGATTGGTCGTGGATCGCCTCGATCCCGCGGCACAGGCGCTGCTGATCTCCCGGTTCGATCGACGCGGGCGGCTGATCTGGTCGTTTCCCAAGGGTCACGTGGAACCGGGTGAGACCGAGGCCCAGACAGCTGTCCGCGAAGTGGGCGAGGAGACGGGCATCACCGCCGAGGTTGTCGAACGGTTGGGGGACATCGACTTCTGGTTCATGGCGGATGGGCGTCGGATCCACAAGACCGTCCACCACTTCCTGATGGTCAGCCGCGGTGGCCAACTGTGTGCCGACGACCCCGAGGTTGAGTCGGTCGAGTGGGTCCCCATCTCCGCGGTCCCCGGACGGCTCGCCTACTCCGACGAACGGGCGCTGCTCGCTAAGGCCCGTGAACGACTGTCGGAACTGGCGTAG
- a CDS encoding DUF6049 family protein has protein sequence MRAIRRAVPVVLIWGALLPSFLLPIFLLSGAPAAVAADEPAEVLIESVAPGIPDEKATLRISGRVANTGDTDLAFPEVQLRLSPLPLNSRGEVTEVLNGSTDRTGNPIPFTLTPIGETLEVGQQAQFRLTVPFADLPLDPGGSGVYAVFVELLSGGFTVIQSGTVLPWFGSDADFTASELAWVWPIAQQPAIAADELVLDPSLPGEYAAGGRLGRLLTLGQDRPVSWLVDTSVLEAARSMADGYQVVGPDGPEPGDQTDSAAEFARRLQQLLTDAQVAESQFALADADALQRAGLEPFVVRSASLPAVVSGGAARASDAGVLFLAPGGNSDRATLQTLTDAGVRRALLGDQVFPPDPPTAFTPSGITSMTVGGTKLDVLLADRLLGRILNRPLATAAERSRARQEFLADTAMITLELPGESRSVVAVPPMLWDPPESWLTALVGTLDKAPWIQLVGLDSVAAAPAVPRIDLGYSDVARRKELPLDYTRRLGELDTELDRLSRIVIDPAGYGESFRLALQRAGSAVWRDEPAARNALLETIDRQLQEQKDKVRVVSAGTVTLAGDSGVVPLTIANDLDRPVSVGVQLATENPITLQYTPPDPVRIEAKEKVGLEVPVRVVGSQTMPVDVLLTDRDGELYDDSATIELRSTAATRIATVVVGVGGVALVILTGLNLVRRRRTRLRTNDPEPQRQDERV, from the coding sequence GTGCGCGCGATCCGCCGGGCCGTGCCGGTCGTGCTGATCTGGGGGGCGCTGCTCCCCAGCTTTCTGCTGCCCATCTTTCTGCTGTCTGGTGCACCTGCGGCAGTTGCCGCGGACGAGCCCGCCGAAGTCCTCATCGAGTCGGTCGCGCCGGGGATTCCCGACGAGAAGGCGACGCTGCGGATTTCGGGTCGCGTGGCCAACACCGGCGACACCGATCTTGCGTTCCCCGAGGTTCAACTGCGGTTGTCCCCATTGCCCTTGAACAGTCGGGGTGAGGTCACCGAGGTCCTCAACGGATCCACCGACCGCACCGGCAACCCCATCCCGTTCACCCTGACTCCCATCGGCGAGACCCTCGAAGTCGGCCAGCAGGCACAGTTCAGGTTGACGGTTCCCTTCGCCGATCTGCCCTTGGACCCGGGCGGATCCGGGGTGTACGCGGTGTTCGTCGAACTGCTGTCCGGTGGGTTCACCGTCATCCAATCCGGGACGGTCCTCCCCTGGTTCGGGTCGGACGCCGACTTCACCGCATCCGAACTTGCCTGGGTGTGGCCCATCGCCCAACAGCCGGCGATCGCTGCCGATGAACTGGTGCTGGACCCATCCCTACCCGGGGAATACGCCGCCGGCGGGCGGCTGGGACGGCTGCTGACCCTGGGCCAAGACCGACCTGTCTCCTGGCTGGTCGACACCAGCGTCCTGGAAGCGGCCCGGTCCATGGCCGACGGCTATCAGGTGGTCGGACCCGACGGACCGGAACCCGGTGACCAGACGGACAGCGCCGCCGAATTCGCCCGCCGACTACAGCAACTGCTCACTGACGCCCAGGTCGCGGAGTCTCAGTTCGCGTTGGCTGACGCGGACGCGTTGCAACGCGCAGGCCTCGAACCGTTCGTCGTACGCAGCGCATCGCTGCCGGCAGTCGTCTCCGGTGGCGCAGCCCGCGCGTCGGACGCCGGGGTCCTGTTCCTGGCACCTGGCGGCAACAGCGATCGTGCGACATTGCAGACCCTCACCGATGCGGGGGTGCGGCGGGCCCTGCTCGGCGATCAGGTCTTCCCCCCCGATCCGCCCACTGCTTTCACCCCGTCGGGGATCACATCGATGACCGTGGGTGGCACGAAACTCGATGTACTGCTTGCCGACCGACTACTCGGCCGCATCCTCAACCGACCGCTCGCCACCGCGGCAGAGCGCTCCCGGGCCCGTCAGGAGTTCCTGGCCGACACCGCGATGATCACCTTGGAACTCCCCGGCGAATCGCGCAGCGTCGTGGCGGTCCCCCCGATGCTGTGGGATCCCCCCGAGTCATGGCTCACCGCCCTCGTGGGCACTCTCGACAAGGCGCCGTGGATTCAGTTGGTTGGACTCGACTCGGTCGCGGCCGCCCCCGCGGTTCCGCGCATCGATCTGGGCTACTCCGATGTCGCCCGGCGCAAGGAACTCCCCCTTGACTACACCCGTCGGCTGGGCGAGCTCGACACCGAACTCGATCGGCTGTCGCGGATCGTCATCGACCCGGCGGGGTATGGGGAGTCGTTCCGACTGGCGCTGCAGCGCGCCGGGTCAGCCGTGTGGCGCGATGAGCCGGCTGCTCGTAATGCGCTGCTGGAGACCATCGACCGCCAACTCCAAGAGCAGAAGGACAAGGTACGGGTGGTGTCGGCGGGGACTGTGACGCTCGCCGGCGACAGCGGAGTCGTTCCGCTGACCATCGCCAACGATCTGGACCGACCGGTGTCGGTCGGGGTCCAACTGGCGACCGAGAACCCCATCACCTTGCAGTACACCCCGCCAGATCCGGTCCGCATCGAGGCCAAGGAGAAGGTCGGGCTCGAGGTCCCGGTGCGGGTGGTGGGGAGTCAGACCATGCCCGTCGACGTGCTGCTGACCGACCGAGACGGTGAGTTGTACGACGACTCCGCGACCATCGAGTTGCGCTCGACCGCTGCCACCCGGATCGCGACGGTCGTCGTCGGAGTGGGTGGGGTTGCACTGGTGATCCTGACGGGACTGAACCTCGTCCGCCGTCGTCGCACCCGCCTACGGACCAATGACCCAGAACCCCAGCGGCAGGACGAGCGTGTCTGA
- the murJ gene encoding murein biosynthesis integral membrane protein MurJ, which translates to MSDFDASQRPTADFEPDDIRDQREADLAQRAQVGLLRNSAVMATGSIISRVTGILRNASLTAALGLTITADAFALGNSLPDIVYVLVIGGALNAIFVPQLVRRMKEDADGGQGYTDSLISATSVLLLIVTTASVLFAPLIVSLYATSEYTQGQVDLAVAFARYCLPQIFFFGLYTMLSQVLNARGRFGMPMFAPIFNNLVAIATYVSFVVVFGAEVASDGELSGGETAWLGVGTTAGIAAQALILVPVMMRSGYRFHFSRKWRGMGLGKAGRLAGWTIGLVAVTQAAFVVITRLATAANVNAAEAGTPPAGLATYTNAYLVFMIPHGIVTVSLVTAQLPGLSRLIHEGHRRAAGRDVGHTMRLTAAAIAPLAGALLLGAQPLAALLFNYGAGSAEQAAQLASVISIFMVGLLPFTLYYVLQRGWYACEDTRTPFLFAVLMNVCFVAFALFLFPRAEPGGPQVQALALAYSVANIITFAVAWPALRNTLGFLDSGRTALALLRIVPAVVIAMVLTTWVPLFNVFEPGDSKMTALVDLIVGSAVVVLGYLVLTWALRVAEVRELLSWVGGVARRSR; encoded by the coding sequence GTGTCTGACTTCGACGCGTCGCAGCGGCCCACTGCGGACTTCGAGCCAGACGATATCCGCGATCAGCGCGAGGCCGATCTGGCGCAGCGAGCTCAGGTCGGCCTGCTGCGTAACAGCGCTGTGATGGCCACCGGTTCGATCATCTCGCGCGTCACGGGGATCCTGCGCAACGCCAGCCTGACTGCGGCGCTGGGTCTGACGATCACCGCAGACGCGTTCGCGTTGGGAAACTCCCTGCCGGACATCGTCTACGTCTTGGTGATCGGCGGCGCGTTGAACGCCATCTTCGTGCCCCAGTTGGTACGCAGGATGAAGGAGGACGCCGACGGTGGCCAGGGCTATACCGATTCGCTGATCTCCGCGACCTCGGTGCTCCTGCTCATCGTGACGACGGCCTCCGTATTGTTCGCGCCACTGATCGTGTCCTTGTACGCCACGAGCGAGTACACGCAGGGTCAGGTCGATCTCGCCGTGGCGTTCGCGCGGTATTGCCTGCCCCAGATCTTCTTCTTCGGCCTCTACACGATGCTCAGTCAGGTCCTCAACGCCCGCGGACGGTTCGGCATGCCGATGTTCGCGCCCATCTTCAACAACCTCGTGGCCATCGCCACCTACGTGTCGTTCGTCGTCGTATTCGGTGCCGAGGTGGCCTCGGACGGCGAACTGTCCGGTGGCGAGACTGCCTGGCTCGGGGTCGGCACCACCGCCGGGATCGCTGCCCAGGCCCTGATCCTCGTCCCGGTCATGATGCGCTCCGGCTACCGGTTTCACTTCTCGCGCAAGTGGCGCGGGATGGGTCTGGGCAAAGCCGGTCGGCTCGCCGGTTGGACCATCGGGCTCGTGGCCGTGACCCAGGCGGCATTCGTCGTGATCACCCGTTTGGCGACCGCGGCGAACGTCAACGCCGCCGAAGCGGGGACGCCTCCGGCCGGGCTGGCTACCTACACCAATGCCTACCTGGTGTTCATGATCCCTCACGGCATCGTGACTGTGTCCCTCGTGACCGCACAGCTGCCTGGCCTGTCCCGGCTTATCCACGAAGGCCATCGGCGAGCAGCAGGTCGGGACGTCGGACACACCATGCGGTTGACGGCCGCGGCCATCGCACCGCTCGCGGGGGCGTTACTCCTGGGCGCTCAGCCGCTGGCCGCGTTGCTCTTCAACTACGGCGCCGGGAGTGCGGAACAGGCAGCACAGTTGGCGAGTGTCATCTCGATCTTCATGGTGGGACTGTTGCCCTTCACCTTGTACTACGTGCTCCAACGCGGGTGGTACGCGTGCGAGGACACCCGGACCCCGTTCTTGTTCGCGGTGCTCATGAATGTGTGTTTCGTGGCGTTCGCGCTCTTCCTGTTTCCCCGAGCAGAACCCGGCGGACCTCAGGTTCAGGCGTTGGCACTGGCGTACTCGGTGGCCAACATCATCACGTTCGCTGTGGCCTGGCCTGCGTTGCGCAACACCTTGGGATTCCTCGACTCAGGGCGCACAGCCCTTGCCCTGCTCCGCATCGTGCCGGCGGTTGTGATCGCGATGGTCCTCACCACCTGGGTTCCGCTGTTCAACGTGTTCGAGCCCGGTGACAGCAAGATGACGGCACTTGTCGACCTGATCGTGGGCTCTGCTGTCGTCGTACTCGGATACTTGGTCCTGACGTGGGCGCTTCGTGTCGCTGAGGTTCGAGAACTGCTTTCATGGGTGGGTGGAGTTGCCCGTCGCAGCCGTTGA
- a CDS encoding protein kinase family protein has translation MTDRTDAGLAGRPIGRYVLNDLVAEKAGTTVWRATDPALRRPVSARLIPLDHPRVADLRAAAQHAASVQDRRVVRMLDVVETDDYLAIISEWIPGNSWPELLTERWSPQEATVVALEVAKALEAAHAVGVTHGRLRPDSVMITDNQEVRLRGLGIDAVLLGADPSVDPRRADIEGVGSLLYAGLTRRWPSADGEPTDGLPPAPLSHGVPQPPSTVAPDVPASLDRIIARCRAARGSAAKRSDSFTEMGECVDALERAFTAVPHEDSDTEFTTDQDSATDRLVGRVSTLAVGVLAVAGLVLLGWQLVTNLASEPDTALQAAVPLDALPPVETPAPESPFAIVGAEDFDPAGDRFEGGRTARKAIDRKRGTAWYTDSYSSPDLNGKGGVGLLLDLGAVRPVRAINLRLVGTGSDFEIRTAQERPRRLSDFRRIVSVKGAGDAIKVRTPKARNARFVLVWLTRLPFDGSYYTGGVRDVKVVG, from the coding sequence GTGACAGATCGGACCGACGCGGGCCTTGCCGGGCGCCCCATCGGCCGATACGTGCTCAATGATCTAGTGGCCGAAAAGGCCGGTACCACTGTGTGGCGCGCGACAGATCCTGCCCTGCGCAGGCCAGTGAGCGCCCGCCTCATCCCCTTGGACCATCCCCGGGTTGCCGACCTTCGCGCGGCCGCCCAACACGCAGCCAGTGTGCAGGACCGCCGGGTGGTCCGGATGCTGGATGTCGTCGAGACCGACGACTACCTGGCGATCATCTCCGAATGGATCCCCGGCAACTCCTGGCCCGAACTGCTCACGGAACGGTGGAGTCCGCAGGAAGCAACAGTCGTGGCCCTCGAAGTGGCCAAAGCTCTCGAGGCCGCCCACGCCGTGGGCGTCACCCACGGCCGCCTGCGACCCGATTCGGTGATGATCACCGACAACCAAGAGGTACGGCTGCGCGGCTTGGGGATCGACGCTGTCCTCCTCGGGGCGGACCCATCGGTCGATCCCCGCCGGGCCGACATCGAAGGCGTCGGATCCCTGCTGTACGCCGGACTGACCCGTCGGTGGCCCAGCGCCGACGGGGAGCCGACGGACGGACTGCCCCCGGCCCCCCTCTCGCATGGGGTCCCCCAGCCTCCCTCAACAGTCGCCCCCGACGTCCCCGCCAGCCTCGACCGAATCATCGCCCGCTGTCGGGCGGCCCGGGGCTCCGCCGCCAAGAGGTCCGACTCCTTCACCGAGATGGGGGAATGTGTCGATGCGCTGGAGCGGGCGTTCACGGCAGTGCCGCATGAGGACTCCGATACCGAGTTCACCACCGACCAGGACTCGGCCACCGACAGGCTCGTCGGGCGGGTCAGCACCCTTGCCGTCGGAGTACTGGCCGTCGCCGGGCTGGTCTTGCTCGGTTGGCAACTCGTCACCAACCTTGCTTCCGAACCCGACACCGCCCTGCAAGCCGCCGTTCCGCTTGACGCGCTGCCACCCGTCGAAACTCCCGCCCCCGAGTCCCCGTTCGCAATCGTCGGTGCGGAAGACTTCGATCCGGCAGGCGACCGCTTCGAAGGAGGTCGAACAGCGCGGAAGGCGATCGATCGGAAGCGTGGCACGGCGTGGTACACCGACTCCTACAGCAGCCCCGACCTGAACGGCAAAGGTGGAGTGGGACTGCTCCTCGACCTCGGCGCGGTGCGCCCCGTGCGGGCGATCAACCTGCGTCTCGTAGGAACCGGCAGCGACTTCGAGATCCGCACCGCCCAGGAGCGTCCGCGTCGACTCTCCGACTTCCGCCGGATCGTTTCGGTGAAGGGTGCGGGTGACGCCATCAAGGTTCGGACCCCCAAAGCCCGCAATGCCCGGTTCGTCCTCGTCTGGCTGACGCGGCTGCCTTTCGACGGCAGCTACTACACCGGCGGCGTGCGCGACGTCAAAGTCGTCGGCTGA
- the sigM gene encoding RNA polymerase sigma factor SigM, with product MTDATISGRPESDEELLAAHVAGEPRAFDELVRRHGDRMWAVALRTCRDPEEASDAVQDAFISAFRRADTFRGTAKVSTWLHRIVVNACLDRLRAKKVRPTVALPEEAPDAGVPDHRDPIDEHTTRLTVLGALAQLPADQRVAITLVDLEGWSVDDASDVLQCPPGTVKSRCHRGRARLAQLLRNQPAASGVPPSGGDQE from the coding sequence ATGACCGACGCCACGATCTCGGGCCGCCCGGAGTCCGACGAGGAACTCCTCGCAGCCCACGTCGCCGGCGAACCACGTGCGTTCGACGAACTGGTGCGTCGGCACGGCGACCGGATGTGGGCCGTTGCCCTGCGCACGTGTCGGGATCCCGAGGAAGCCTCCGACGCGGTCCAAGATGCGTTCATCTCCGCGTTTCGCCGCGCCGACACATTCCGGGGGACGGCTAAGGTCAGCACCTGGCTGCACCGGATCGTCGTCAACGCATGCCTCGACCGACTGCGAGCGAAGAAGGTGCGCCCAACAGTCGCGCTTCCCGAGGAAGCTCCGGACGCCGGTGTCCCGGATCACCGCGATCCGATCGACGAACACACCACCCGGCTGACGGTCCTGGGAGCCCTCGCGCAGTTGCCGGCGGACCAGCGAGTGGCCATCACGTTGGTGGATCTCGAGGGATGGTCCGTGGACGACGCCTCCGACGTCCTCCAGTGTCCCCCGGGCACCGTGAAAAGCCGATGCCACCGCGGTCGAGCCCGATTGGCCCAGTTGCTGCGGAACCAGCCCGCTGCATCGGGCGTCCCACCATCGGGAGGTGACCAGGAGTGA
- a CDS encoding FAD-dependent oxidoreductase — translation MTDIRNVIIVGSGPAGYTAAVYAARAQLQPLVFEGAVTAGGALMNTTEVENFPGFAEGIMGPELMSQMKLQAERFGADLITDDVTDIRVDGDIKTVVDGAGQEHRARALILAMGSGYREIGLPDEKRLSGHGVSWCATCDGFFFRNQHIAVVGGGDSAMEEATFLTRFADKVTVIHRRD, via the coding sequence GTGACCGATATCCGCAACGTCATCATCGTCGGCTCTGGACCGGCCGGATACACGGCGGCGGTCTACGCCGCCCGGGCGCAGTTGCAGCCACTGGTCTTCGAGGGGGCCGTGACCGCCGGTGGAGCGTTGATGAACACCACCGAGGTCGAGAACTTCCCCGGTTTTGCCGAGGGCATCATGGGTCCGGAACTCATGTCCCAAATGAAGCTGCAGGCCGAGCGATTCGGCGCCGATCTCATCACCGATGACGTCACCGACATCCGGGTGGACGGTGACATCAAGACCGTCGTCGACGGTGCCGGTCAGGAACATCGCGCCCGGGCACTGATCCTGGCCATGGGATCGGGATATCGCGAGATCGGCCTACCCGACGAGAAGCGCTTGAGCGGGCACGGGGTGTCCTGGTGCGCCACGTGCGACGGATTCTTCTTCCGCAACCAGCACATAGCCGTGGTGGGCGGCGGCGACTCGGCCATGGAGGAAGCCACCTTCCTCACCCGGTTCGCCGACAAGGTCACAGTGATCCATCGGCGCGACTGA
- a CDS encoding NAD(P)/FAD-dependent oxidoreductase: protein MAERALADPKIEFAWNSTVTALHGDDKLTGVTLEDTVTGQRRELTVSGLFIAIGHDPRSELVKGQIELDGEGYVIVDHPSTRTNVAGVFACGDVVDHTYRQAITAAGTGCSAALDAERFLADLGM from the coding sequence ATGGCCGAGCGGGCGCTGGCTGATCCCAAGATCGAGTTCGCGTGGAACAGCACGGTGACGGCGCTGCACGGCGACGACAAGTTGACCGGCGTGACGCTGGAGGACACCGTCACCGGACAGCGGCGAGAACTGACGGTGAGTGGTCTGTTCATCGCGATTGGTCACGATCCTCGCTCGGAGTTGGTCAAGGGCCAGATCGAACTCGACGGGGAGGGCTACGTGATCGTGGACCACCCCTCGACCCGCACCAACGTCGCCGGCGTCTTCGCGTGCGGGGATGTGGTCGATCACACGTATCGCCAGGCCATCACCGCCGCGGGTACCGGGTGCTCCGCCGCACTCGACGCCGAGCGATTCCTGGCCGACCTGGGAATGTGA
- the trxA gene encoding thioredoxin, whose amino-acid sequence MGAHTKAVTDASFVEDVLQADKTVLVDFWAEWCGPCRMVAPILDEIAAEHGDKLSIVKLNVDENPQTAASYGVVSIPTLNVYSGGQVVKQIVGAKPKQALLKDLAEFL is encoded by the coding sequence GTGGGAGCACACACGAAGGCAGTAACCGACGCCTCGTTCGTCGAGGATGTCCTGCAGGCGGACAAGACCGTCCTGGTGGATTTCTGGGCCGAATGGTGCGGCCCCTGCCGCATGGTCGCGCCGATCCTCGACGAGATCGCAGCGGAACACGGCGACAAGCTGAGCATCGTCAAACTGAACGTCGACGAGAACCCACAGACCGCGGCCAGCTACGGGGTCGTCAGTATCCCGACCCTGAACGTGTACTCCGGTGGCCAGGTCGTCAAGCAGATCGTCGGGGCGAAACCCAAGCAGGCACTGCTGAAGGACCTAGCCGAGTTCCTGTGA
- a CDS encoding peptidoglycan-binding protein, which translates to MTGFKLGDRGPAVAEVRARLARLGLLPGSQYAEQRAGEDPLRSGMSTQPGEPWQWQTTALASAEFDETVESAVRTFQEQRGITVDGVVGPETFRRLEEARWQLGDRILSYAAAHPTVGEDVLDLQKRLNAMGFSCGREDGHLGPNTDAGIREFQRNTGIRSDGVCGPATFRALGRLRRTVGRHSGHAVRERYSLHDIRTGVRGKVVIIDPATGTDAPTQADICGDLAARIEGRLTALGTQVLITRSLAVPGPDHTDDSTANLANDVGADLVLNLTVVNDPDAGAGTATYFYGRDDTSFSVPGQLAATLLLDGIVDHTDLDNRSRHARTWDLLRLTRMPAVRIECGNLAADRDASRLSDPVFVDSLARAIADSVERFFSPEHVL; encoded by the coding sequence GTGACCGGCTTCAAGTTGGGCGACCGGGGGCCCGCGGTCGCCGAAGTTCGTGCTCGCCTGGCCCGACTGGGGCTGCTCCCCGGATCTCAGTACGCCGAACAGCGCGCCGGTGAGGACCCGCTGCGTTCAGGGATGAGCACCCAACCCGGGGAACCCTGGCAGTGGCAGACCACCGCGCTCGCGAGCGCGGAATTCGACGAAACCGTCGAGAGCGCCGTCCGGACGTTCCAGGAGCAGCGCGGGATCACCGTCGATGGGGTCGTGGGGCCCGAGACCTTCCGCCGCCTCGAAGAGGCCCGCTGGCAGCTCGGCGACCGCATACTCTCCTACGCCGCCGCGCATCCGACCGTCGGCGAGGACGTCCTGGACCTTCAGAAGCGGCTGAACGCCATGGGATTCTCGTGCGGTCGCGAGGACGGGCATCTGGGGCCCAACACTGACGCGGGGATCCGTGAGTTCCAGCGCAACACCGGCATCCGATCGGACGGCGTGTGCGGTCCCGCGACGTTCCGGGCGCTCGGCCGACTGCGTCGCACGGTAGGGCGGCACTCCGGTCACGCCGTCCGGGAACGGTACTCATTGCACGACATCCGGACGGGCGTGCGCGGCAAGGTCGTGATCATCGACCCGGCGACCGGAACCGACGCACCCACCCAGGCCGACATCTGCGGTGACCTTGCGGCGCGGATCGAAGGTCGCCTGACCGCGCTCGGCACCCAGGTACTGATCACTCGATCCCTGGCGGTCCCGGGTCCAGACCATACCGACGACTCCACCGCGAATCTCGCGAACGATGTCGGAGCCGACCTGGTACTCAACCTGACTGTGGTGAACGACCCCGACGCGGGAGCGGGCACCGCGACCTACTTCTACGGCCGCGACGACACGTCCTTCTCCGTACCCGGCCAACTGGCTGCCACCTTGCTGCTGGACGGGATCGTCGACCACACCGATCTGGACAACAGGTCCCGACATGCCCGCACATGGGATCTGCTGCGGTTGACCCGGATGCCGGCCGTGCGCATCGAGTGCGGCAACCTCGCGGCCGACCGCGACGCCAGCCGTCTGTCCGACCCGGTCTTCGTCGACTCCCTCGCGCGCGCCATCGCGGATTCGGTCGAGCGGTTCTTCTCACCGGAACACGTCCTGTAG